A single region of the Brienomyrus brachyistius isolate T26 chromosome 10, BBRACH_0.4, whole genome shotgun sequence genome encodes:
- the simc1 gene encoding SUMO-interacting motif-containing protein 1 isoform X2, producing MEDIIFISSGEDSDVESRNGSVMQNEQSRYSPVLLIDLTDSRWASSQKQCRNHYRNPPKRFVPDLREYKPRRFMMDPCPAQSALEEQEKTPKYLMSLTEGSGLNYPCRATNVSLSAEDLSRPVHFSKITGLCHNFASEARDDGKTRNQVSDVSWKCPEKSYYCPASPSTISQWSSRSPSLFSLSEGETAARPLTSGGHSSHFPTGPSAPPSPSCWHSSGHMQDIYTETKVEANDSQIPQMHELKQEDSLESGFPDYTSDPSPAGSYSPYYCPSVIDQVEFSDISSLYDEHPDEVHSPSPGSDHPHAEGLSGTYEIGDSGDGQLGNLGPSLEPFPVSPGTAPPKSSQAIGCLSPALADAPDDFRHTSTDIIARGSSDWLADGVELPVESSFSSLSLPRTPSFFPDPGEDWSPHCTDSCTPSSMRDACKEEMEAKTEREPGIDCRYVSPARLKRLRNPLWRSSQIQAKKDDKGDEKKGEEEGCREALCRRSLSLVNTTIEEDFPEGTLQLLADFLHPRVCPPPQITSHLLRGILLNCQCPIALVSEAYTLLTRTQKYHPADRSSVPWDWELLCSVMNEQQKPGWYMSQPAPKDPSKRHQSSVVRMLLQYVLQTLEDDFHLQMSQHSLFSSIASATLSCDRRFSCVRDAIGWLVYAVKNSTGDPQRKSSDTEEEMLKEQDENLKVVFLLQRMLNLALEVDRSPTCSSNKISQELFQTLIGIVPLRKHRLLLLETLDSSLLRCKVLELLLQNSCLLKSTTPMSLKLLLHFFQNALPTTDPTDGAMKCSSWNELVQLLWMLLLSYEEVKEGHLRVSITERARYTRPPIQTVNDQITRAAVQEAAEDFRSRLSADLGPSVPPQLENLFSSLLGYLLDACQ from the exons ATGGAGGACATCATTTTCATCAGCTCCGGGGAGGATTCGGACGTCGAAAGCAGGAACGGTTCGGTAATGCAAAATGAACAGTCAAGATATTCCCCTGTA CTGCTGATTGACCTCACCGACTCGAGATGGGCATCTTCACAGAAGCAATGCAGGAACCATTATCGGAATCCCCCCAAGCGCTTTGTCCCGGACCTGCGTGAGTACAAACCGCGTAGGTTCATGATGGATCCATGCCCAGCGCAATCGGCTTTGGAAGAACAAGAAAAGACTCCTAAATACTTGATGAGCCTGACCGAGGGCTCAGGTCTGAACTATCCTTGTCGGGCTACTAATGTATCGCTCTCCGCAGAGGACCTGTCAAGGCCGGTCCATTTCAGCAAGATCACAGGATTGTGTCACAACTTTGCCAGTGAAGCGCGGGACGACGGGAAAACTAGAAATCAGGTCAGCGATGTCTCATGGAAATGTCCGGAGAAGTCGTATTACTGTCCAGCATCTCCAAGCACCATCAGCCAGTGGAGTTCTAGAAGCCCCTCTCTCTTTAGCCTCTCGGAAGGGGAAACTGCTGCTAGGCCTTTAACTTCTGGAGGGCACTCGTCTCACTTTCCCACCGGTCCCtcagcccccccctcaccatcCTGTTGGCACTCGAGCGGCCACATGCAGGACATATACACAGAAACCAAAGTGGAAGCCAATGATAGTCAGATCCCTCAGATGCATGAACTGAAGCAGGAAGATTCATTGGAAAGTGGCTTTCCGGACTACACGAGTGACCCCTCCCCCGCAGGCTCCTACAGCCCATATTACTGCCCCAGCGTGATTGATCAAGTTGAATTCTCTGACATTTCCAGTCTGTATGATGAGCATCCAGACGAAGTCCACTCACCATCTCCAGGTTCAGATCATCCTCACGCAGAAGGTTTAAGCGGCACTTATGAAATCGGGGATTCGGGGGATGGCCAACTAGGCAACCTGGGCCCATCACTGGAGCCTTTCCCTGTGTCCCCAGGGACGGCCCCCCCCAAGAGCAGCCAGGCCATCGGCTGTTTATCCCCAGCCTTGGCTGATGCGCCAGATGACTTCAGACACACCTCCACTGATATAATAGCTCGTGGCTCCTCTGATTGGTTAGCTGATGGTGTAGAACTCCCTGTCGAAAGCTCATTCAGCTCGCTGAGTCTCCCCAGAACACCTAGCTTTTTCCCAGACCCGGGTGAGGACTGGTCACCCCATTGCACTGACAGCTGCACACCCAGCAGCATGCGGGATGCCTGCAAGGAGGAAATGGAAGCAAAGACTGAGCGTGAACCAGGTATAGACTGTCGTTACGTGTCCCCAGCCCGTCTCAAGAGGCTGCGAAACCCATTGTGGAGGTCATCCCAGATCCAG GCTAAGAAAGATGACAAAGGTGATGAGAAGAAGGGAGAGGAAGAAGGGTGCAGGGAAGCACTGTGTCGGCGGAGCTTGAGCCTGGTGAACACCACCATCGAGGAAGACTTCCCCGAGGGGACTCTCCAGCTGCTTGCGGACTTCCTACACCCCCGTGTTTGTCCCCCCCCACAAATAACAAGCCACCTTTTGCGGGGAATACTCCTCAACTGCCAGTGTCCCATCGCCCTTGTCTCGGAGGCCTACACCCTTCTCACGAGGACACAAAA GTACCACCCAGCTGATCGCTCATCTGTGCCGTGGGACTGGGAGCTGCTCTGCTCTGTCATGAATGAGCAGCAG AAGCCTGGTTGGTACATGTCTCAGCCAGCACCCAAGGATCCGTCCAAAAGGCACCAAAGTTCCGTCGTGCGCATGCTCTTGCAGTACGTCCTGCAGACACTCGAGGACGACTTCCACCTCCAGATGTCCCAGCACAGCTTGTTCTCTTCCATTGCCAGTGCGACGCTTTCCTGCGACAGGAGGTTCTCCTGCGTCAG GGATGCAATTGGTTGGCTGGTCTACGCGGTGAAGAATTCTACAGGTGACCCACAGAGGAagtccagtgacactgaggaggagATGCTGAAGGAACAGGACGAAAACCTCAA GGTAGTGTTCCTCCTTCAGAGGATGCTGAATTTGGCCTTGGAGGTGGACCGCTcccccacctgcagctccaacaAGATCTCCCAGGAGCTGTTCCAGACACTGATAGGCATCGTCCCTCTCCGGAAACACAG ACTGCTCCTGCTGGAGACGCTGGACAGCAGCCTGCTGAGGTGTAAGGTGCTGGAACTGCTGCTGCAGAACTCCTGCCTGCTCAAGAGCACCACACCTATGTCTCTAAAGCTCCTGCTGCACTTCTTCCAGAACGCCTTGCCAACCACTGACCCCACG GACGGGGCTATGAAATGCTCGAGCTGGAACGAGCTTGTCCAGCTGCTGTGGATGCTGTTGCTTAGCTACGAGGAGGTGAAGGAGG GTCACCTACGAGTGTCCATAACCGAGCGAGCAAGATACACCCGGCCCCCGATCCAGACTGTGAACGATCAGATCACACGGGCCGCAGTGCAGGAGGCAGCCGAGGATTTCCGCTCACGGCTGTCAGCTGACCTGGGTCCTTCCGTTCCTCCGCAGCTGGAAAATCTATTTTCCTCTCTGTTGGGTTACCTGCTGGATGCATGTCAGTGA
- the simc1 gene encoding SUMO-interacting motif-containing protein 1 isoform X3 — MVTLLIDLTDSRWASSQKQCRNHYRNPPKRFVPDLREYKPRRFMMDPCPAQSALEEQEKTPKYLMSLTEGSGLNYPCRATNVSLSAEDLSRPVHFSKITGLCHNFASEARDDGKTRNQVSDVSWKCPEKSYYCPASPSTISQWSSRSPSLFSLSEGETAARPLTSGGHSSHFPTGPSAPPSPSCWHSSGHMQDIYTETKVEANDSQIPQMHELKQEDSLESGFPDYTSDPSPAGSYSPYYCPSVIDQVEFSDISSLYDEHPDEVHSPSPGSDHPHAEGLSGTYEIGDSGDGQLGNLGPSLEPFPVSPGTAPPKSSQAIGCLSPALADAPDDFRHTSTDIIARGSSDWLADGVELPVESSFSSLSLPRTPSFFPDPGEDWSPHCTDSCTPSSMRDACKEEMEAKTEREPGIDCRYVSPARLKRLRNPLWRSSQIQADDLQLSAPFKAKKDDKGDEKKGEEEGCREALCRRSLSLVNTTIEEDFPEGTLQLLADFLHPRVCPPPQITSHLLRGILLNCQCPIALVSEAYTLLTRTQKYHPADRSSVPWDWELLCSVMNEQQKPGWYMSQPAPKDPSKRHQSSVVRMLLQYVLQTLEDDFHLQMSQHSLFSSIASATLSCDRRFSCVRDAIGWLVYAVKNSTGDPQRKSSDTEEEMLKEQDENLKVVFLLQRMLNLALEVDRSPTCSSNKISQELFQTLIGIVPLRKHRLLLLETLDSSLLRCKVLELLLQNSCLLKSTTPMSLKLLLHFFQNALPTTDPTDGAMKCSSWNELVQLLWMLLLSYEEVKEGHLRVSITERARYTRPPIQTVNDQITRAAVQEAAEDFRSRLSADLGPSVPPQLENLFSSLLGYLLDACQ; from the exons ATGGTTACT CTGCTGATTGACCTCACCGACTCGAGATGGGCATCTTCACAGAAGCAATGCAGGAACCATTATCGGAATCCCCCCAAGCGCTTTGTCCCGGACCTGCGTGAGTACAAACCGCGTAGGTTCATGATGGATCCATGCCCAGCGCAATCGGCTTTGGAAGAACAAGAAAAGACTCCTAAATACTTGATGAGCCTGACCGAGGGCTCAGGTCTGAACTATCCTTGTCGGGCTACTAATGTATCGCTCTCCGCAGAGGACCTGTCAAGGCCGGTCCATTTCAGCAAGATCACAGGATTGTGTCACAACTTTGCCAGTGAAGCGCGGGACGACGGGAAAACTAGAAATCAGGTCAGCGATGTCTCATGGAAATGTCCGGAGAAGTCGTATTACTGTCCAGCATCTCCAAGCACCATCAGCCAGTGGAGTTCTAGAAGCCCCTCTCTCTTTAGCCTCTCGGAAGGGGAAACTGCTGCTAGGCCTTTAACTTCTGGAGGGCACTCGTCTCACTTTCCCACCGGTCCCtcagcccccccctcaccatcCTGTTGGCACTCGAGCGGCCACATGCAGGACATATACACAGAAACCAAAGTGGAAGCCAATGATAGTCAGATCCCTCAGATGCATGAACTGAAGCAGGAAGATTCATTGGAAAGTGGCTTTCCGGACTACACGAGTGACCCCTCCCCCGCAGGCTCCTACAGCCCATATTACTGCCCCAGCGTGATTGATCAAGTTGAATTCTCTGACATTTCCAGTCTGTATGATGAGCATCCAGACGAAGTCCACTCACCATCTCCAGGTTCAGATCATCCTCACGCAGAAGGTTTAAGCGGCACTTATGAAATCGGGGATTCGGGGGATGGCCAACTAGGCAACCTGGGCCCATCACTGGAGCCTTTCCCTGTGTCCCCAGGGACGGCCCCCCCCAAGAGCAGCCAGGCCATCGGCTGTTTATCCCCAGCCTTGGCTGATGCGCCAGATGACTTCAGACACACCTCCACTGATATAATAGCTCGTGGCTCCTCTGATTGGTTAGCTGATGGTGTAGAACTCCCTGTCGAAAGCTCATTCAGCTCGCTGAGTCTCCCCAGAACACCTAGCTTTTTCCCAGACCCGGGTGAGGACTGGTCACCCCATTGCACTGACAGCTGCACACCCAGCAGCATGCGGGATGCCTGCAAGGAGGAAATGGAAGCAAAGACTGAGCGTGAACCAGGTATAGACTGTCGTTACGTGTCCCCAGCCCGTCTCAAGAGGCTGCGAAACCCATTGTGGAGGTCATCCCAGATCCAG GCTGATGACCTTCAGCTGTCTGCCCCGTTCAAGGCTAAGAAAGATGACAAAGGTGATGAGAAGAAGGGAGAGGAAGAAGGGTGCAGGGAAGCACTGTGTCGGCGGAGCTTGAGCCTGGTGAACACCACCATCGAGGAAGACTTCCCCGAGGGGACTCTCCAGCTGCTTGCGGACTTCCTACACCCCCGTGTTTGTCCCCCCCCACAAATAACAAGCCACCTTTTGCGGGGAATACTCCTCAACTGCCAGTGTCCCATCGCCCTTGTCTCGGAGGCCTACACCCTTCTCACGAGGACACAAAA GTACCACCCAGCTGATCGCTCATCTGTGCCGTGGGACTGGGAGCTGCTCTGCTCTGTCATGAATGAGCAGCAG AAGCCTGGTTGGTACATGTCTCAGCCAGCACCCAAGGATCCGTCCAAAAGGCACCAAAGTTCCGTCGTGCGCATGCTCTTGCAGTACGTCCTGCAGACACTCGAGGACGACTTCCACCTCCAGATGTCCCAGCACAGCTTGTTCTCTTCCATTGCCAGTGCGACGCTTTCCTGCGACAGGAGGTTCTCCTGCGTCAG GGATGCAATTGGTTGGCTGGTCTACGCGGTGAAGAATTCTACAGGTGACCCACAGAGGAagtccagtgacactgaggaggagATGCTGAAGGAACAGGACGAAAACCTCAA GGTAGTGTTCCTCCTTCAGAGGATGCTGAATTTGGCCTTGGAGGTGGACCGCTcccccacctgcagctccaacaAGATCTCCCAGGAGCTGTTCCAGACACTGATAGGCATCGTCCCTCTCCGGAAACACAG ACTGCTCCTGCTGGAGACGCTGGACAGCAGCCTGCTGAGGTGTAAGGTGCTGGAACTGCTGCTGCAGAACTCCTGCCTGCTCAAGAGCACCACACCTATGTCTCTAAAGCTCCTGCTGCACTTCTTCCAGAACGCCTTGCCAACCACTGACCCCACG GACGGGGCTATGAAATGCTCGAGCTGGAACGAGCTTGTCCAGCTGCTGTGGATGCTGTTGCTTAGCTACGAGGAGGTGAAGGAGG GTCACCTACGAGTGTCCATAACCGAGCGAGCAAGATACACCCGGCCCCCGATCCAGACTGTGAACGATCAGATCACACGGGCCGCAGTGCAGGAGGCAGCCGAGGATTTCCGCTCACGGCTGTCAGCTGACCTGGGTCCTTCCGTTCCTCCGCAGCTGGAAAATCTATTTTCCTCTCTGTTGGGTTACCTGCTGGATGCATGTCAGTGA
- the simc1 gene encoding SUMO-interacting motif-containing protein 1 isoform X1 produces the protein MEDIIFISSGEDSDVESRNGSVMQNEQSRYSPVLLIDLTDSRWASSQKQCRNHYRNPPKRFVPDLREYKPRRFMMDPCPAQSALEEQEKTPKYLMSLTEGSGLNYPCRATNVSLSAEDLSRPVHFSKITGLCHNFASEARDDGKTRNQVSDVSWKCPEKSYYCPASPSTISQWSSRSPSLFSLSEGETAARPLTSGGHSSHFPTGPSAPPSPSCWHSSGHMQDIYTETKVEANDSQIPQMHELKQEDSLESGFPDYTSDPSPAGSYSPYYCPSVIDQVEFSDISSLYDEHPDEVHSPSPGSDHPHAEGLSGTYEIGDSGDGQLGNLGPSLEPFPVSPGTAPPKSSQAIGCLSPALADAPDDFRHTSTDIIARGSSDWLADGVELPVESSFSSLSLPRTPSFFPDPGEDWSPHCTDSCTPSSMRDACKEEMEAKTEREPGIDCRYVSPARLKRLRNPLWRSSQIQADDLQLSAPFKAKKDDKGDEKKGEEEGCREALCRRSLSLVNTTIEEDFPEGTLQLLADFLHPRVCPPPQITSHLLRGILLNCQCPIALVSEAYTLLTRTQKYHPADRSSVPWDWELLCSVMNEQQKPGWYMSQPAPKDPSKRHQSSVVRMLLQYVLQTLEDDFHLQMSQHSLFSSIASATLSCDRRFSCVRDAIGWLVYAVKNSTGDPQRKSSDTEEEMLKEQDENLKVVFLLQRMLNLALEVDRSPTCSSNKISQELFQTLIGIVPLRKHRLLLLETLDSSLLRCKVLELLLQNSCLLKSTTPMSLKLLLHFFQNALPTTDPTDGAMKCSSWNELVQLLWMLLLSYEEVKEGHLRVSITERARYTRPPIQTVNDQITRAAVQEAAEDFRSRLSADLGPSVPPQLENLFSSLLGYLLDACQ, from the exons ATGGAGGACATCATTTTCATCAGCTCCGGGGAGGATTCGGACGTCGAAAGCAGGAACGGTTCGGTAATGCAAAATGAACAGTCAAGATATTCCCCTGTA CTGCTGATTGACCTCACCGACTCGAGATGGGCATCTTCACAGAAGCAATGCAGGAACCATTATCGGAATCCCCCCAAGCGCTTTGTCCCGGACCTGCGTGAGTACAAACCGCGTAGGTTCATGATGGATCCATGCCCAGCGCAATCGGCTTTGGAAGAACAAGAAAAGACTCCTAAATACTTGATGAGCCTGACCGAGGGCTCAGGTCTGAACTATCCTTGTCGGGCTACTAATGTATCGCTCTCCGCAGAGGACCTGTCAAGGCCGGTCCATTTCAGCAAGATCACAGGATTGTGTCACAACTTTGCCAGTGAAGCGCGGGACGACGGGAAAACTAGAAATCAGGTCAGCGATGTCTCATGGAAATGTCCGGAGAAGTCGTATTACTGTCCAGCATCTCCAAGCACCATCAGCCAGTGGAGTTCTAGAAGCCCCTCTCTCTTTAGCCTCTCGGAAGGGGAAACTGCTGCTAGGCCTTTAACTTCTGGAGGGCACTCGTCTCACTTTCCCACCGGTCCCtcagcccccccctcaccatcCTGTTGGCACTCGAGCGGCCACATGCAGGACATATACACAGAAACCAAAGTGGAAGCCAATGATAGTCAGATCCCTCAGATGCATGAACTGAAGCAGGAAGATTCATTGGAAAGTGGCTTTCCGGACTACACGAGTGACCCCTCCCCCGCAGGCTCCTACAGCCCATATTACTGCCCCAGCGTGATTGATCAAGTTGAATTCTCTGACATTTCCAGTCTGTATGATGAGCATCCAGACGAAGTCCACTCACCATCTCCAGGTTCAGATCATCCTCACGCAGAAGGTTTAAGCGGCACTTATGAAATCGGGGATTCGGGGGATGGCCAACTAGGCAACCTGGGCCCATCACTGGAGCCTTTCCCTGTGTCCCCAGGGACGGCCCCCCCCAAGAGCAGCCAGGCCATCGGCTGTTTATCCCCAGCCTTGGCTGATGCGCCAGATGACTTCAGACACACCTCCACTGATATAATAGCTCGTGGCTCCTCTGATTGGTTAGCTGATGGTGTAGAACTCCCTGTCGAAAGCTCATTCAGCTCGCTGAGTCTCCCCAGAACACCTAGCTTTTTCCCAGACCCGGGTGAGGACTGGTCACCCCATTGCACTGACAGCTGCACACCCAGCAGCATGCGGGATGCCTGCAAGGAGGAAATGGAAGCAAAGACTGAGCGTGAACCAGGTATAGACTGTCGTTACGTGTCCCCAGCCCGTCTCAAGAGGCTGCGAAACCCATTGTGGAGGTCATCCCAGATCCAG GCTGATGACCTTCAGCTGTCTGCCCCGTTCAAGGCTAAGAAAGATGACAAAGGTGATGAGAAGAAGGGAGAGGAAGAAGGGTGCAGGGAAGCACTGTGTCGGCGGAGCTTGAGCCTGGTGAACACCACCATCGAGGAAGACTTCCCCGAGGGGACTCTCCAGCTGCTTGCGGACTTCCTACACCCCCGTGTTTGTCCCCCCCCACAAATAACAAGCCACCTTTTGCGGGGAATACTCCTCAACTGCCAGTGTCCCATCGCCCTTGTCTCGGAGGCCTACACCCTTCTCACGAGGACACAAAA GTACCACCCAGCTGATCGCTCATCTGTGCCGTGGGACTGGGAGCTGCTCTGCTCTGTCATGAATGAGCAGCAG AAGCCTGGTTGGTACATGTCTCAGCCAGCACCCAAGGATCCGTCCAAAAGGCACCAAAGTTCCGTCGTGCGCATGCTCTTGCAGTACGTCCTGCAGACACTCGAGGACGACTTCCACCTCCAGATGTCCCAGCACAGCTTGTTCTCTTCCATTGCCAGTGCGACGCTTTCCTGCGACAGGAGGTTCTCCTGCGTCAG GGATGCAATTGGTTGGCTGGTCTACGCGGTGAAGAATTCTACAGGTGACCCACAGAGGAagtccagtgacactgaggaggagATGCTGAAGGAACAGGACGAAAACCTCAA GGTAGTGTTCCTCCTTCAGAGGATGCTGAATTTGGCCTTGGAGGTGGACCGCTcccccacctgcagctccaacaAGATCTCCCAGGAGCTGTTCCAGACACTGATAGGCATCGTCCCTCTCCGGAAACACAG ACTGCTCCTGCTGGAGACGCTGGACAGCAGCCTGCTGAGGTGTAAGGTGCTGGAACTGCTGCTGCAGAACTCCTGCCTGCTCAAGAGCACCACACCTATGTCTCTAAAGCTCCTGCTGCACTTCTTCCAGAACGCCTTGCCAACCACTGACCCCACG GACGGGGCTATGAAATGCTCGAGCTGGAACGAGCTTGTCCAGCTGCTGTGGATGCTGTTGCTTAGCTACGAGGAGGTGAAGGAGG GTCACCTACGAGTGTCCATAACCGAGCGAGCAAGATACACCCGGCCCCCGATCCAGACTGTGAACGATCAGATCACACGGGCCGCAGTGCAGGAGGCAGCCGAGGATTTCCGCTCACGGCTGTCAGCTGACCTGGGTCCTTCCGTTCCTCCGCAGCTGGAAAATCTATTTTCCTCTCTGTTGGGTTACCTGCTGGATGCATGTCAGTGA